From a single Granulicella aggregans genomic region:
- the coaE gene encoding dephospho-CoA kinase (Dephospho-CoA kinase (CoaE) performs the final step in coenzyme A biosynthesis.) has translation MLRVGLTGGLGSGKSTACSLFAALGAHILSADEIARELMEPGQPVYDQIVAKFGPSVVLPDGRLFRPVLARIAFTYNRADELNAIIHPATIDRQIELTDELANRDPNAIVIVESALIFETRYGGEKGWRKRFDKLILVTAPEELRIARFLARTAPNGVLTREMRASLEADAQRRIALQIPDDQKAALCDYVLTNGGPLTELEWQVDQLWPLLLEAAQISEKT, from the coding sequence GTGCTTCGCGTCGGGCTGACCGGCGGTCTGGGCAGCGGCAAATCGACCGCCTGCTCTCTCTTCGCTGCGCTCGGCGCACACATCCTAAGCGCCGACGAGATCGCTCGCGAACTCATGGAACCCGGCCAGCCTGTCTATGATCAAATCGTCGCGAAGTTTGGACCCTCTGTCGTTCTGCCCGATGGACGCCTGTTTCGTCCCGTCCTGGCGCGCATCGCCTTCACGTACAACCGGGCTGACGAACTCAACGCCATCATTCATCCGGCCACCATCGACCGGCAGATTGAATTGACCGACGAACTTGCAAACCGCGACCCGAACGCTATCGTCATCGTCGAGTCCGCCTTGATCTTCGAAACCAGGTACGGCGGCGAAAAGGGCTGGCGAAAACGCTTCGACAAGCTGATCCTTGTCACCGCGCCCGAGGAACTCCGCATCGCCCGTTTCCTCGCCCGCACTGCTCCGAACGGTGTTCTCACCCGCGAGATGCGCGCCAGCCTGGAAGCCGACGCCCAACGCCGCATCGCTCTCCAGATCCCCGACGACCAGAAGGCCGCGCTCTGCGACTACGTCCTCACCAACGGCGGACCGCTTACTGAGCTCGAATGGCAGGTCGACCAGCTCTGGCCGTTGCTGCTTGAAGCCGCTCAGATCTCAGAAAAAACTTGA
- a CDS encoding bifunctional 5,10-methylenetetrahydrofolate dehydrogenase/5,10-methenyltetrahydrofolate cyclohydrolase: MEQQSPSSIDTPSAPLLLDGVAIAASIKSEVGVEVQELAAQGIKPGLAVILVGEDPASQIYVRSKVKTCGELGIYSEMATPPASITTEELLAMVASLNAREEIDGILIQLPLPKHVDTRRVLDSVLPEKDVDGFHPVNAGRLQAGQPGLAPCTPAGIMQILKRSNLPVAGKNAVVLGRSDIVGKPAAVMLINASATVTVCHSKTKDLASFTRSADILVAAIGRPGFVTRDMVKPGAVLIDVGISRVTEPAEVEDFFGDDPARLESFAKRGSVVVGDIHPAAFKVSGAYTPVPGGVGALTIAMLMQNTVTAAKLRRGLPAKQA; this comes from the coding sequence ATGGAACAGCAGAGCCCTTCGAGTATCGATACTCCCTCCGCTCCTCTCCTCCTCGACGGAGTCGCGATCGCCGCTTCGATCAAGTCCGAAGTCGGCGTCGAAGTGCAGGAGCTTGCGGCCCAGGGCATCAAGCCCGGTCTCGCCGTCATCCTCGTCGGCGAAGATCCCGCCTCTCAGATCTACGTCCGCAGCAAGGTCAAGACCTGCGGCGAGCTCGGCATCTACAGCGAGATGGCGACGCCGCCCGCATCGATCACCACCGAAGAGCTTCTCGCGATGGTCGCCAGCCTGAATGCGCGCGAAGAGATAGACGGCATCCTCATCCAGCTCCCTCTGCCGAAGCACGTCGACACCCGCCGCGTGCTCGACTCCGTACTTCCGGAGAAGGATGTGGACGGCTTTCATCCCGTCAACGCCGGACGCCTGCAGGCAGGCCAGCCGGGGCTTGCGCCCTGCACGCCCGCCGGCATCATGCAGATTCTGAAGCGCAGCAACCTGCCTGTAGCAGGCAAGAATGCTGTCGTGTTGGGACGCTCCGACATTGTGGGCAAACCCGCCGCCGTCATGCTCATCAACGCCTCCGCGACGGTCACGGTCTGCCACAGCAAGACGAAGGACCTCGCCAGCTTTACGCGCAGCGCGGACATTCTCGTCGCCGCCATCGGACGTCCGGGCTTCGTGACCAGGGACATGGTCAAACCCGGAGCGGTGCTGATCGACGTAGGCATCAGCCGCGTCACCGAACCCGCAGAGGTTGAGGACTTCTTCGGCGACGATCCAGCTCGCCTCGAGAGCTTCGCGAAACGCGGCTCGGTCGTAGTCGGCGATATCCATCCCGCCGCCTTCAAAGTTTCGGGAGCCTACACGCCAGTCCCCGGCGGCGTTGGCGCGCTGACGATCGCTATGCTCATGCAAAACACGGTGACCGCGGCCAAGCTGCGTCGCGGCCTTCCCGCAAAGCAGGCCTAG
- a CDS encoding Trm112 family protein, which produces MASSSRQRSISQALSGSLSGLLRCPVCKGPLSVEDVPAQQRISCLQCARCYPVIDGLPVLIPERAIAKVPDPSSTGDTASH; this is translated from the coding sequence ATGGCATCTTCCAGCAGGCAGAGATCGATTTCGCAGGCGCTCAGCGGAAGTCTGAGCGGGTTGCTTCGCTGCCCGGTCTGCAAGGGACCGCTTTCGGTCGAAGATGTTCCCGCGCAGCAACGGATCTCCTGTTTACAGTGCGCACGTTGCTATCCCGTGATCGACGGCCTCCCGGTACTCATACCAGAGAGAGCGATTGCTAAAGTCCCAGACCCATCCTCAACCGGCGATACCGCATCACACTGA
- a CDS encoding patatin-like phospholipase family protein — translation MRSILSLGTPRGLTDVRSAIWPVLFACLWVLLASAGAQTLPAPDTAQPTPASAVSAASATGEKHDTPANPEHAAGPAAQAGATKPAAGTPPVPPSIAPALPPAKPTGRPAIGLALGGGGAPAMSEIGVLQWFEEHHIPVDMIAGTSMGCMVSALYSSGKTVDELKRVMDDSVFNSVFRFQSSYQSRSFRRREDSRDLPNALTIGLRHGVSFRNSLLTDQGLNAFLDREFLRYSDQTDFNAMPIPLRCLATDLNDAKTVTFARGSLPDAVRASVSLPGIYRPFAMDGHEYVDGGVLENLPTQTIHAMKADVVLAVSLPLPPVGKGELDSIVGVLQRSFSVAIEDSEERSRKLADVVMMPDVSGFSAADYLKTIDLAKRGYAAAEAQKAALLKYSLPDDQWADYLAERQARRRGPAGTVLRVRVQAPNKDLTHAVERSFQPLIGQPVNTTKIDGLLDEVRGDGRYDADYSVSYDPASATQPSILVTVADKKIGPPFLLVGANVEAQTGGVTRATLEGILLDQDLGGYGSELRTHIKAGFLTELSSEYYRALPDFLARGNGRLFAAPRIDLLREPFYIYQNQRRIAERQLENGGGGLDLGWSNKSSKELRLGWEMAGIRWESVVGTDGQPDISGSMQRVRAQYIYDNEDRALVPQFGLHSVTRVGYLYNATESENAPEITTNNTYAHQIGNNLFVMGGQAGTLFNRNVAEPFRFTLGGPLKLSASAIDEYRGTDYYLLQPSFLRRIATLPAPLGQSIYLGFSYEAGQMYAPHTPTITRQNILFGVVAETPLGIVTLAPAIGDSGHRKLVFTLGKFF, via the coding sequence ATGCGCTCTATTCTCTCGCTTGGAACGCCTCGGGGGCTGACGGACGTTCGATCCGCCATTTGGCCCGTTCTGTTTGCGTGCCTGTGGGTACTACTTGCCAGCGCGGGGGCACAGACCCTACCCGCTCCGGATACTGCGCAGCCGACGCCTGCCTCGGCTGTCTCCGCCGCATCGGCCACGGGCGAAAAGCACGATACGCCGGCGAATCCTGAGCATGCGGCTGGGCCAGCTGCGCAGGCGGGTGCAACGAAACCAGCGGCGGGAACGCCGCCGGTTCCGCCATCAATCGCCCCTGCTCTTCCACCCGCAAAGCCGACAGGCCGCCCAGCGATTGGCCTTGCTCTCGGCGGCGGCGGAGCGCCCGCCATGAGCGAGATCGGCGTTCTGCAGTGGTTTGAAGAGCACCACATCCCGGTCGACATGATCGCCGGAACCAGCATGGGCTGCATGGTCAGCGCGCTCTATTCGTCCGGCAAGACGGTCGACGAACTGAAGCGCGTCATGGACGACAGCGTCTTCAATTCCGTGTTCCGCTTTCAGTCTTCCTACCAGAGCCGAAGTTTTCGTCGCCGCGAGGATAGTCGCGACCTGCCCAATGCATTGACCATAGGTCTGCGGCATGGCGTCTCCTTTCGGAACTCGCTACTTACCGACCAGGGACTGAACGCGTTCCTCGACCGCGAGTTTCTGCGCTACTCCGATCAGACCGACTTCAACGCCATGCCCATCCCGCTCCGCTGCCTGGCGACTGATCTGAACGACGCGAAGACGGTGACGTTTGCGCGCGGGTCGCTTCCGGACGCGGTGCGAGCTTCGGTGTCGTTGCCGGGGATCTACCGGCCGTTTGCCATGGACGGCCACGAGTACGTCGATGGTGGAGTGCTCGAGAACCTTCCCACGCAGACGATCCACGCCATGAAGGCCGATGTGGTGCTGGCGGTGAGTCTTCCGCTGCCGCCGGTAGGCAAGGGCGAACTCGATTCGATCGTTGGCGTGCTGCAGCGCAGCTTCTCCGTCGCGATCGAAGACAGCGAGGAGCGATCGCGGAAGCTGGCCGATGTGGTGATGATGCCGGATGTGTCGGGGTTCAGTGCGGCGGATTATCTGAAAACAATCGACCTGGCGAAGCGGGGATACGCAGCCGCCGAGGCGCAGAAGGCAGCGCTGCTGAAGTACTCTCTGCCGGACGATCAATGGGCCGACTACCTGGCCGAACGTCAGGCGCGGCGGCGAGGGCCGGCGGGAACCGTCCTGCGGGTTCGCGTGCAGGCCCCGAACAAAGACCTGACGCACGCCGTGGAGCGTAGCTTCCAGCCGCTGATTGGACAACCCGTCAACACCACGAAGATAGATGGCCTGCTGGACGAGGTTCGCGGCGACGGGCGTTATGACGCGGACTACAGCGTGAGCTACGATCCCGCATCGGCGACGCAGCCAAGCATCCTGGTCACCGTGGCCGACAAAAAGATCGGGCCACCGTTCCTGCTGGTCGGCGCAAACGTCGAAGCGCAGACTGGCGGCGTCACGCGCGCTACGCTCGAGGGCATTCTGCTGGACCAGGACCTGGGCGGGTACGGGTCCGAGTTGCGCACGCATATCAAGGCGGGCTTTCTGACTGAGCTCAGTAGCGAGTACTACCGGGCTCTGCCTGACTTTCTTGCTCGAGGTAACGGAAGGCTCTTCGCCGCCCCGCGCATCGACCTGTTACGTGAGCCGTTCTACATCTACCAGAACCAGCGTCGCATCGCCGAACGGCAACTGGAGAACGGTGGTGGTGGGCTCGATCTGGGATGGAGCAACAAGAGCAGCAAGGAGCTGCGCCTGGGCTGGGAGATGGCGGGCATCCGATGGGAGAGCGTGGTTGGCACCGACGGCCAACCGGACATATCTGGATCGATGCAGCGCGTCCGCGCGCAGTACATCTACGACAACGAGGACCGGGCGCTGGTGCCGCAGTTCGGGCTGCACTCGGTCACGCGCGTGGGGTATCTCTACAACGCGACCGAGAGCGAGAATGCTCCCGAGATCACCACGAACAATACGTACGCGCACCAGATCGGCAACAACCTCTTCGTGATGGGCGGACAGGCGGGAACGCTCTTCAACCGCAACGTTGCCGAGCCGTTTCGGTTTACGCTGGGTGGGCCATTGAAGCTGTCAGCCAGCGCCATCGACGAGTATCGCGGCACGGACTATTACCTGCTGCAGCCATCGTTCCTGCGCCGCATCGCGACGCTGCCAGCGCCACTTGGGCAGAGCATCTACCTCGGATTTTCTTATGAGGCGGGACAGATGTATGCCC